The bacterium genome includes a window with the following:
- a CDS encoding DUF2723 domain-containing protein — protein MRKKDDLPIPLKAIDYIFGILVFFVSFGVYLHTLAPTVTSGDVGDHIVCAWLLSIPHPTGYPLYMMLGHLFCLLPIGNLAYRMNFLSALFASLSVMLLFFSGRKLNLSLFFSCFSSFLFGFSWVFWSQALVAEVYTLNIFLISLIVSLLLNLKERKSLLLLGFLFGIGLSHHLSISFIIPGTILFIIMRKKPFEIKQIVLSSFFLIIGILLWLYLPIASLDNPYLAWGSIKGIKELFYFATGREFTQHHLLNFCSKDEIKWFFYLFFDQFLFLFLIGLFGLFCMAKKKFGLFVFFFTTIVINLIFALHYHIYDIEVYYLPTFFILSLLIGYGTNEIFKMLKKRVFVTIGSFFLIIILLVLFLRDLPSVNMRDYYSIYDYGMVILKTVPDKKVLFDTSHVGYFSLWYLLVCEEVEREVCVIPEGWLSKPWTIEGFKKKHQWFREALKDEPKDEYGIYTNVQSVYENILRNNQETSVYYVYGPILKNPSSPITEEGIVFKHQGNPNKVFAYIYRNTKRKYKDYWARVGASVFHNNLGGYYYRLGKYKEALLQFEISALADPKNISLLTNLGIIYYLTKDYNKASSVFEKILKFDPNNTNSKQMLEECKKVIDKNKK, from the coding sequence GTGAGAAAAAAAGACGATCTGCCAATCCCTCTTAAGGCAATAGATTACATATTTGGCATTCTTGTTTTCTTTGTCTCTTTTGGGGTTTATTTGCATACCCTAGCCCCCACTGTAACAAGTGGAGATGTAGGCGATCATATTGTATGCGCTTGGCTTTTAAGCATTCCACATCCTACAGGTTATCCTCTTTATATGATGCTTGGACATCTGTTTTGTTTGCTTCCCATAGGAAATCTCGCATATAGAATGAATTTTCTTTCTGCCCTTTTTGCTTCTCTTTCCGTAATGCTCCTCTTTTTTTCAGGAAGAAAATTAAATCTTAGCCTTTTTTTTTCCTGTTTTTCCTCTTTTCTCTTTGGATTTTCTTGGGTTTTTTGGTCACAGGCATTAGTTGCTGAGGTCTATACATTAAACATATTTCTCATCAGCTTAATCGTATCTTTGCTTCTCAACCTTAAAGAAAGAAAGAGCCTTTTGCTTCTTGGTTTTCTATTTGGTATAGGACTTTCCCATCACCTCTCTATCTCTTTTATTATTCCAGGCACAATACTCTTTATCATTATGAGAAAAAAGCCTTTTGAGATTAAACAAATAGTTCTCTCATCATTTTTTCTTATTATAGGCATCCTTTTATGGCTCTATCTTCCTATTGCATCATTAGATAATCCATACCTTGCCTGGGGAAGCATTAAAGGAATAAAAGAGCTATTCTATTTTGCAACTGGCCGTGAATTTACCCAGCATCATCTTCTTAACTTTTGTTCTAAAGATGAGATAAAATGGTTTTTCTATCTTTTCTTTGACCAATTCTTATTTCTTTTTTTAATTGGCCTTTTTGGCCTTTTTTGCATGGCAAAGAAAAAATTTGGGCTATTTGTTTTCTTTTTTACAACTATAGTTATAAACCTCATTTTTGCCCTTCATTATCATATCTACGATATAGAGGTTTATTATCTTCCAACCTTTTTTATCCTTTCCCTTCTGATTGGCTATGGCACAAATGAGATATTTAAGATGCTTAAAAAAAGGGTATTTGTCACAATAGGCTCTTTTTTTCTTATAATTATTCTCCTTGTTTTATTTTTAAGAGACCTTCCCTCAGTCAATATGAGAGATTATTACTCTATCTATGATTATGGAATGGTTATTTTAAAGACAGTGCCAGATAAGAAAGTTTTGTTTGACACATCCCATGTCGGCTACTTTTCTTTATGGTATCTTTTGGTATGTGAAGAAGTAGAAAGAGAGGTTTGTGTTATTCCCGAGGGATGGCTTTCTAAGCCATGGACAATAGAGGGATTTAAGAAAAAGCATCAATGGTTTAGAGAAGCATTAAAGGATGAGCCTAAAGATGAATACGGCATTTATACAAATGTCCAATCAGTATATGAAAATATCTTAAGAAATAACCAAGAAACTTCTGTTTATTATGTATATGGTCCAATACTAAAAAATCCTTCCAGTCCAATTACCGAAGAAGGGATTGTATTTAAACATCAGGGTAATCCCAATAAGGTTTTTGCATATATTTATAGAAACACAAAAAGAAAATATAAAGACTATTGGGCAAGGGTAGGTGCTTCTGTTTTCCATAATAATCTGGGAGGCTATTATTATCGGCTAGGAAAATACAAAGAGGCTCTTTTGCAATTTGAAATATCCGCCTTGGCAGATCCAAAAAATATAAGCCTTTTAACCAATCTTGGAATTATCTATTATCTTACAAAAGACTATAATAAAGCATCCTCTGTTTTTGAAAAGATATTGAAATTTGATCCAAATAATACCAATTCTAAACAGATGCTTGAGGAATGCAAAAAAGTGATTGACAAAAATAAAAAATGA